The following coding sequences lie in one Flagellimonas eckloniae genomic window:
- a CDS encoding MBL fold metallo-hydrolase, with protein MKTLKKYLKRMLVVILSLIGILIIAYLLFVNFYPSFGGDISKERQKEYEKSRNYKDGKFVNQKDVPKDLSFGETVKLAYAFFTTKVPNGRPKQNLEVEKLDSLEVADYKGGSRLIWYGHSAFLLQMDEKNILIDPMFGEVAAPHPLLGENRFNREMPLAIEQLPKIDAVLISHDHYDHLDYKSIIKLKDKVEIFYVPLGVGVHLEKWGIKKKSVVELDWWQEVNYKGLQFVCTPAQHFSGRKFGGNQTTLWSSWVIISATDRLYFSGDSGYGNHFKEIGKKYGPFDFAMMECGQYNTRWPDIHMFPEETAQAGLDVSAKIVMPIHWGAFKLALHSWTDPIERVTQKADELGLQLVAPQIGEVISLNKLDQRVTDKWW; from the coding sequence TTGAAAACGCTAAAAAAATATCTGAAACGAATGTTGGTTGTCATACTTTCTCTAATAGGAATATTAATAATCGCCTATCTCCTTTTCGTAAACTTCTACCCAAGCTTTGGAGGTGATATATCTAAAGAAAGACAAAAAGAATATGAAAAGTCAAGAAACTATAAGGATGGTAAATTTGTAAATCAGAAAGACGTCCCAAAAGATTTAAGTTTTGGCGAAACGGTCAAACTTGCCTATGCGTTTTTTACTACCAAAGTTCCCAACGGGCGGCCAAAGCAAAACCTAGAAGTTGAGAAGTTGGACTCTCTAGAAGTTGCCGATTATAAGGGCGGTTCTCGTCTCATATGGTATGGTCATTCAGCTTTCCTACTCCAGATGGATGAAAAGAATATCCTTATTGACCCTATGTTTGGAGAGGTAGCAGCGCCCCATCCGTTGTTGGGTGAAAATCGTTTCAACAGGGAAATGCCATTAGCCATTGAGCAACTCCCAAAAATAGATGCAGTGCTTATTTCACATGATCATTACGACCATTTAGATTATAAATCCATTATCAAGTTAAAAGATAAGGTAGAAATCTTCTATGTTCCCTTGGGTGTTGGCGTTCACTTAGAAAAATGGGGCATTAAAAAGAAAAGCGTAGTTGAATTGGACTGGTGGCAAGAAGTTAACTATAAAGGTTTGCAGTTTGTATGTACGCCAGCGCAACATTTTTCTGGACGAAAATTTGGAGGTAATCAAACTACACTATGGAGTTCTTGGGTTATAATATCTGCAACTGATAGACTGTATTTCAGTGGAGACAGTGGCTATGGAAATCACTTTAAGGAGATTGGAAAGAAATACGGACCCTTTGATTTTGCTATGATGGAGTGCGGTCAATACAACACTAGGTGGCCAGATATTCATATGTTTCCCGAAGAAACTGCCCAGGCGGGTTTGGATGTAAGTGCCAAAATAGTAATGCCTATTCACTGGGGTGCTTTTAAATTAGCCTTACATTCTTGGACAGATCCTATTGAGAGGGTTACCCAAAAAGCAGATGAATTGGGACTTCAGCTTGTTGCCCCACAGATAGGGGAGGTGATTAGCTTAAATAAACTAGACCAAAGAGTAACAGATAAATGGTGGTAA